In one Drosophila albomicans strain 15112-1751.03 chromosome X, ASM965048v2, whole genome shotgun sequence genomic region, the following are encoded:
- the LOC117578166 gene encoding pneumococcal serine-rich repeat protein: protein MQQVDDPPSLPVGTEVSAKYKGAFCEAKVSKVVRNIKVKVAYKQGLGSGIVSDDAIKAAPGQLRVGTVIEVRHPDRKEYVEATITKIQDCSQYTVVFDDGDITTLRRTALCLKSGRHFNESETLDQLPLTHPEHFGNPVVGGRRGRRRGQLNDGSSDDDDESDAKEVVNEKEENIGKVVCVETESKKKDKEKWFPALVVAPTAQVSKQATVRIRVKDEYLVRSFKDGRYYTVPKKEANEFTREMSTKQDGPAIQAALEFLDSSVLPAHWDRDSLFGLSNLTSDDDGEIDSDSSDDEPHEEKDLFVAQLYKYMDDRGTPLNKVPSIQSRDVDLYRLFRAVQKRGGYNRVTAKNQWKLIAVRLGFTPCTLSVMNLVKQAYKKFLQPYGDFHRKLGCSMLMPSRNSNRSKGRSLVRANSVASPKPADTSKMESISKLAVANQTAAALASSSSSTSSAAAAAAASTSAAASTPARAASTASQSAAEESENTSESSVVVEPVKKQRKASAASSGKVKSLVEKYEEKTTEKSSAAAASTSSAAAAAATSSSSSASNANSSSSSATASTASTAAATAANTSTANATTAAAAAAAAAASASSKDAEADVPLSKIRAAAVTRNSIDKEPNAGGSNAASKAAAEAQRSRDVSPTAASAAATTTTSSAAAAATAAATATTTAAATTTSSTTTTTATTTGAATVSTTAAASSATGGSSATTTSTTTATAAAATTTTTAPTTTSAGGTAAATAAAGASTSSSSASSSTSKKEKHQQRKQVEKGDEKRGKRKKDETSVEKIDTGDFIVGIGDKLKVNYHEKKSPSSHGSTYEAKVIEISVQRGVPMYLVHYTGWNNRYDEWVPRERIAENLTKGSKQKTRTISTSSANSGSGGNSAQAAGSSSSAAAGGNGGGGGSNGNGGNGNATTAGSGLQPKDGPGKSAGGAATVGGSSEQQQQQPPGGGSLQSLGKTPASTPATPTLTSSKRGRGRSDSMPPRSTTPSSVASNSSRTKSPAAAASQSQLKQKRATRTLPHATSSSSNQHQPRRISASASVSANVSDASMPSDTDTDSDEPVRRPKRLNAKEQQQLQQQQSFASKSAKATAAMAKKVASARLAHNSGSDDSEDEDDEMPPSKQQAQSTAQQPSTPVQRQRAGNRALSSGSAATTTAAAATTAGASTAAAASKGRDYDLSEIRSELKGFQPQLLDRKDSAIKSEPGDANTTATSATATVAAGKQEPKTGSSTEQSSETDSYLDEDSQSSEKVDYRIKTKSSLEKTKLEPSETIIKKEQAEQLPIKHETSTGESKPSAFKTEPKEEPQTKPFHSGADIKPTTASTSSSLLIAPARFTASGSKCTSVIVEKPLRKTEAAGGGATTTSTAAAGATGSSISIFKKMELLKKGSPLATQLESPAVCSPSSSSSSSSSFCSSSNSSAITTVSVSSSSATRSLPDMSKLEISSGITATTSAAAGKESKYSSGNSGANSSSSNINVGSSNIASGIKLLSSDVYEFKDTEPFEFEKRISPMTSMVVGGGSSGGVAASVIAGATPTSSGSSNVAGNFDTQRKHNLKLSAMMQSMADVTTTTTTTGAAAATTATAITATSTVAVAGAASGFVATPCKLKKRGSPLKEATLTAPDNKPKMPKLEQQQQQQPATATTSGSSVKATPAKVAPTTATAATVGVTQLTPGHATPFDVLRKSPSFNLNITALNEELAQTVQETTRVLTDALQPPTTPATPPANAATVGATIAATPTAGVVAVSPKLSTPPQAMGVAKATQQQQQQSIVGSPFMETRNVFELSTSNEGSGYSSGESNKDNKLEKLENVKILLAGTAGPFDLDAVKYEQKPSSIADKVLKAISQKKEEVEQSKSKSQADTSSSSNAAEKETEPATQQQPQQPQPSPQTLPQAANLKQLELSSLLNLQLISEPLKILTPGVLSDLNHRTSSSNSPETKSILDASLTAKNSELTETIQKLECAIQQRKTPVAGQSLASSTAGTPPVTATAPQSFSDESMDSTDSEQRLVIEDVMVEEPSIISDLKSPMSTASDSLSGSAPVKLEATGSSKQQLSGVAAPIALKPMPRLLSRTPTAGGAAAAAAATPPGTISPIMPIYVPIVLPEIPASVVVALRHSPSAAGGSSSGISSPASPKTEPTKVPPSPLAVADVDATAASSTAQQQLLLKPCPAQLSPMQQMDASVVAAGAELAKGNSLFSTTTSSAAVASSPLPRPFVLQPVKEKDMPMHVSPAASSPLISDPSHNEAAINLLCEETIPGSPAPNYSTKDEPIVASISSSNVIAAAIPTTPAAAVAVSSASSVLSISGITPLTPEPAPRSPRATHVQPTISAAVATAAPAATTAAATTGAATAAASAPSPSRSSPESPASQDDSSEETGSSSMLSAAKKYAESVLESNTSLAGRRKRPRTKASDANASNATATASSSSAAAGQLSSSEMQKRRRQHLSNMRKTTATTAGSDTDDNSDNVVTTQRQSGRQQLLPQAQQQQLQQQQQQQQQQQQQQQLQQQQQQLQQQQQVVVTASGVRPCPYNFLVELDPSLSAEQCILILRKQIQDLRKAYNSIKGELAVIDRRRKKLRRREREKKQHQQLQGGQQGKVCT from the exons atgcaG CAAGTGGACGATCCGCCATCGCTGCCCGTGGGCACCGAGGTGAGCGCCAAATACAAGGGCGCCTTCTGCGAGGCCAAAGTCAGCAAAGTGGTGCGCAACATTAAAGTGAAGGTTGCCTACAAACAAGGTCTCGGCTCTGGGATTGTGTCCGATGATGCCATCAAAGCGGCACCCGGACAACTGCGTGTCGGCACGGTCATCGAGGTGCGGCACCCGGATCGCAAGGAATACGTCGAGGCGACGATTACAAAGATACAGGATTGCTCCCAATACACGGTTGTGTTTGACGATGGCGACATAACAACATTGCGTCGCACAGCGTTGTGCCTGAAGAGTGGCCGGCATTTCAATGAGAGCGAAACACTCGATCAATTGCCGCTCACACATCCCGAACACTTTGGCAATCCGGTGGTGGGCGGCCGACGCGGACGTAGGCGTGGCCAATTGAACGATGGCAGctccgatgatgatgacgaaaGCGATGCCAAGGAGGTGGTCAACGAGAAGGAGGAGAACATTGGCAAAGTGGTGTGCGTGGAGACCGAATCGAAGAAGAAGGACAAAGAGAAATGGTTCCCGGCGCTTGTGGTTGCGCCCACAGCGCAGGTGAGCAAACAA GCAACGGTGCGCATACGCGTCAAGGACGAGTATCTGGTGCGTTCGTTCAAGGATGGACGCTACTACACGGTGCCCAAGAAGGAGGCCAACGAGTTCACACGCGAAATGTCCACCAAACAAGATGGTCCGGCCATACAGGCGGCCCTTGAATTTCTCGATAGCAGCGTACTGCCAGCGCATTGGGATCGTGATTCGCTGTTTGGGTTGAGCAATTTGACCagcgatgatgatggcgaAATCGATTCAGATTCATCCGATGATGAACCGCATGAGGAGAAGGATTTGTTTGTCGCTCAATTGTACAAATACATGGATGATCGTGGCACACCGTTGAACAAGGTGCCATCAATACAGAGTCGCGATGTGGATCTATATCGTCTCTTTCGGGCGGTGCAAAAACGCGGTGGCTACAATCGTGTCACCGCCAAGAATCAATGGAAGCTGATTGCGGTGCGTTTGGGTTTCACGCCCTGCACCCTGAGCGTCATGAATCTGGTGAAGCAGGCGTACAAGAAATTCCTGCAACCCTACGGCGATTTCCATCGCAAACTCGGCTGCTCCATGCTGATGCCGTCGCGCAACTCGAATCGCAGCAAAGGACGCAGCCTGGTGCGTGCCAATTCGGTGGCATCGCCCAAACCCGCGGATACCTCGAAAATGGAATCGATTAGCAAACTAGCGGTGGCCAATCAAACAGCTGCCGCTTTAGCCAGCAGCAGTTCCTCAACATcaagtgcagcagctgccgcggCTGCATCGACTTCAGCTGCCGCCTCGACGCCAGCACGTGCAGCTTCAACGGCATCACAGTCGGCGGCCGAGGAATCGGAGAACACAAGCGAATCGAGTGTCGTTGTCGAGCCGGTGAAGAAGCAACGCAAAGCATCCGCAGCCAGCAGTGGCAAAGTGAAGAGTCTTGTGGAGAAGTATGAGGAGAAGACCACCGAGaaatcatcagcagcagcagcgagcacatcatcagcagctgccgcagcagccacctcatcctcctcctccgcctcgaatgccaacagcagcagcagcagcgcaacaGCTTCGACTGCATCAACAGCTGCCGCAACAGCCGCAAACACTTCAACAGCAAacgccacaacagcagcagcagcagccgccgctgctgcagccTCGGCAAGCAGCAAGGATGCCGAGGCCGATGTGCCATTGTCCAAGATCAGAGCAGCTGCCGTCACACGCAACAGCATCGATAAGGAGCCCAATGCCGGGGGCAGCAATGCAGCCAGCAAGGCTGCAGCAGAGGCGCAGCGAAGTCGCGATGTTTCGCCAACAGCGG cgtctgcagcagcaacaacaacaacgtcgtccgcagcggcggcagcgactgcagcagcgacagcaacaacaacagcagcggcaacaacaacatcaagcacaacaacaacgacagcaacaacaacaggagcagcaacagtatcaacaacagctgcagcgtCGTCAGCAACAGGCGGATCAAGTGCAACGACAacatccacaacaacagcaacggctgcagcagcaacaacaacaacaacagcaccaacaactacTTCAGCAggaggaacagcagcagcgacagcagcagcaggtgcatcgacatcgtcgtcgtcggcatCGTCATCGACGTCGAAGAAGGAGAAACATCAGCAGCGCAAGCAGGTGGAGAAAGGCGACGAGAAACGCGGCAAGCGCAAAAAGGACGAGACGAGTGTTGAGAAAATTGACACGGGCGACTTTATAGTGGGCATCGGTGACAAGTTGAAGGTCAATTACCACGAGAAGAAGTCACCGAGCTCCCATGGCAGCACGTACGAGGCAAAGGTCATCGAGATTAGCGTGCAGCGCGGTGTGCCCATGTATCTGGTGCACTACACCGGCTGGAACAATCGCTACGACGAATGGGTGCCCCGCGAACGCATCGCCGAGAATCTGACCAAGGGATCCAAGCAGAAGACGCGCACCATCAGCACGAGCAGCGccaacagcggcagcggcggcaacaGCGCCCAAGCAGCTGGCTCCTCCTCATCAGCCGCTGCCGGTGGAAAcggcggtggtggtggcagcaatggcaacggtggcaatggcaatgcgaCCACAGCGGGCAGCGGATTGCAGCCCAAGGATGGTCCCGGCAAGTCTGCTGGAGGTGCAGCAACAGTTGGTGGATCATccgagcaacaacagcagcagccacctGGTGGCGGCTCGCTGCAGAGTCTAGGCAAGACACCGGCATCGACGCCAGCCACGCCCACGTTGACGAGCAGCAAACGGGGTCGCGGACGCAGCGATTCAATGCCGCCGCGCTCAACGACACCCTCATCGGTGGCCTCCAATTCGAGTCGCACCAAATccccagcagcagccgcatcgCAGTCGCAGCTCAAGCAGAAACGTGCCACACGCACATTGCCGCAtgccacaagcagcagcagcaatcagcATCAGCCGCGTCGCATCTCAGCCTCGGCTTCGGTCTCAGCGAATGTGTCGGATGCATCGATGCCCAGCGACACGGACACCGATTCCGATGAGCCAGTGCGTCGCCCAAAGCGTCTCAATGCcaaggagcaacagcaactgcagcaacagcagagctTTGCCAGCAAGTCTGCGAAGGCAACAGCCGCAATGGCCAAGAAGGTTGCATCGGCGCGCTTGGCCcacaacagcggcagcgatGACAGcgaggatgaggatgacgaAATGCCGCCAAGTAAGCAGCAGGCGCAGTCCACGGCACAGCAACCCTCAACGCCCGTGCAGCGACAACGCGCCGGCAATCGTGCGCTGAGCAGCGGCAgtgcagcaaccacaacagcagcagcagcaaccacagctgGCGcatcaactgctgctgcagcgagCAAAGGACGCGACTATGATCTCAGCGAGATACGCTCGGAGCTGAAAGGTTTCCAGCCACAACTTTTGGATCGCAAGGATTCTGCCATCAAGAGCGAACCAGGCGAtgcaaacacaacagcaacatcagcgacAGCAACGGTTGCTGCTGGCAAACAAGAGCCCAAGACGGGCAGCTCCACTGAGCAGTCCTCAGAAACAGATTCGTACCTCGACGAAGATTCGCAATCATCCGAGAAGGTTGACTATCGCATCAAGACGAAGTCGAGTCTGGAGAAGACCAAACTGGAGCCAAGCGAGACAATCATCAAGAAGGAGCAAGCCGAACAGCTGCCAATCAAGCATGAGACATCAACGGGCGAAAGCAAACCGAGCGCCTTCAAAACGGAGCCCAAGGAGGAGCCACAAACGAAACCCTTCCACAGTGGTGCGGACATCAAGCCAACGACAGCGTCGACGAGCAGCTCACTGCTGATTGCTCCCGCTCGCTTCACGGCCAGCGGCAGCAAATGCACCTCGGTGATTGTGGAGAAGCCGCTGCGCAAAACCGAAGCAGCTGGcggaggagcaacaacaacatcaacagcagcagcgggggCAACTGGCAGCTCGATTTCGATCTTCAAGAAGATGGAGCTGCTGAAGAAGGGCAGCCCGCTGGCAACGCAATTGGAATCACCCGCCGTGTGCTCACCCTCCAGCTCCAGTTCATCGTCGAGCTCCTTCTGctcgagcagcaacagctcggCGATCACGACAGTCAGCGTGAGCAGCTCCTCAGCTACCCGATCGTTGCCTGACATGAGCAAACTGGAGATTAGCAGCGGCATCACGGCCACAACATCAGCTGCGGCGGGCAAGGAGTCCAAATATAGCAGCGGCAACAGTggcgccaacagcagcagcagcaacatcaacgtcggcagcagcaacattgccAGCGGCATCAAATTGCTGTCGTCGGATGTGTACGAGTTCAAGGACACGGAACCCTTTGAGTTCGAGAAACGCATCTCGCCCATGACATCGATGGTTGTCGGTGGTGGCAGCAGCGGTGGCGTCGCTGCCTCGGTGATTGCCGGCGCAACGCCAacaagcagcggcagcagcaatgtTGCCGGCAACTTTGATACGCAACGCAAGCACAACTTGAAGCTGAGTGCAATGATGCAGAGCATGGCTGAtgtgacgacaacaacaaccacaacgggtgcagcagcagccacaacagcgacagcaataacagcaacatcaactgtggctgttgctggtgctgcctCAGGTTTTGTGGCAACGCCGTGCAAGCTCAAGAAACGCGGTTCGCCGCTTAAGGAAGCCACGTTGACGGCACCCGACAACAAGCCAAAGATGCCCAAGctcgaacagcaacaacagcagcaaccagcaacggCAACCACAAGTGGCAGCAGCGTGAAAGCAACGCCTGCAAAGGTGgcaccaacaacagcgacagcagcaacagttggcgTCACACAACTGACACCAGGACATGCGACGCCCTTCGATGTGCTGCGCAAATCGCCGAGCTTCAATCTAAATATCACCGCACTCAACGAGGAGTTGGCACAAACTGTGCAGGAGACAACGCGCGTTCTCACCGATGCACTGCAGCCACCGACGACGCCAGCAACACCGCCAGCGAATGCTGCCACAGTAGGAGCAACAATTGCTGCTACACCAACAGCTGGCGTGGTTGCTGTCTCGCCCAAGTTAAGCACACCACCGCAAGCAATGGGCGTGGCCAAGGcaacgcaacagcagcaacagcaatcgatTGTTGGCAGTCCCTTCATGGAGACACGCAACGTGTTTGAGCTGAGCACCTCGAACGAGGGCAGCGGCTACAGTTCCGGTGAATCGAACAAGGACAACAAACTGGAGAAGCTGGAGAATGTGAAAATCTTGCTCGCCGGCACTGCGGGTCCCTTCGATCTCGATGCGGTAAAGTATGAGCAGAAACCAAGTTCGATAGCGGATAAGGTGCTCAAGGCCATTAGccagaagaaggaggaggtcgagcagagcaagagcaagagtcAGGCggacaccagcagcagcagcaacgcagcAGAGAAAGAAACAGAgccagcaacacaacaacagccgcagcagccgcaaccATCGCCACAAACATTGCCGCAAGCCGCCAACTTGAAGCAACTTGAGCTGAGCAGCTTGCTGAATCTGCAACTGATTAGCGAACCCCTCAAAATCCTGACGCCAGGTGTGTTGAGTGATCTCAATCAtcgcaccagcagcagcaacagccccGAGACCAAGTCCATATTGGACGCCTCGCTGACGGCGAAGAACAGCGAACTCACCGAGACCATCCAGAAGCTCGAGTGCGCCATACAGCAGCGAAAAACACCCGTCGCCGGTCAATCGTTGGCCTCCTCAACAGCGGGCACTCCGCCGGTGACGGCGACGGCGCCGCAAAGTTTCTCCGACGAGTCGATGGACAGCACCGATTCGGAGCAACGGCTGGTGATCGAGGATGTGATGGTCGAGGAGCCGAGCATTATCAGTGACCTGAAGAGTCCCATGTCCACCGCCTCCGACAGTCTGTCGGGCAGTGCGCCCGTCAAACTCGAGGCCAccggcagcagcaaacagcagttGAGCGGCGTTGCAGCACCGATTGCACTGAAGCCAATGCCGCGTCTGCTTTCGCGGACGCCAACAGCCGgaggagctgcagcagcagcagctgcaacaccgCCTGGCACAATCTCACCGATCATGCCCATCTATGTGCCCATTGTGCTCCCCGAAATACCCGCCTCCGTGGTCGTTGCCCTGCGTCACAGTCCAAGCGCAgccggcggcagcagcagcggaatTAGCAGTCCAGCATCGCCTAAGACGGAGCCAACGAAAGTGCCGCCATCACCtttggctgttgctgatgtggATGCGACGGCAGCCAGCAGCacagcgcagcagcaactgttgctgaaACCTTGCCCCGCACAGCTCAGTCCCATGCAACAAATGGATGCGAGTGTTGTGGCAGCTGGCGCAGAGCTGGCTAAAGGCAACTCGCTCTTCTCAACAACAACGTCGTCAGCGGCAGTTGCCTCGTCACCGTTGCCGCGTCCATTTGTCCTCCAACCCGTGAAGGAGAAGGACATGCCCATGCATGTTTCTCCCGCTGCCAGCAGTCCGTTGATCAGCGATCCCAGCCACAACGAGGCGGCCATCAATCTGCTGTGCGAGGAGACAATTCCCGGCAGCCCGGCGCCCAACTACAGCACCAAGGACGAACCGATTGTTGCCTCCATCAGCAGTAGCAATGTTATTGCCGCTGCTATACCAACAACACcagctgctgccgttgctgtcaGTTCAGCCAGCTCAGTGCTCTCCATATCGGGCATCACTCCATTGACGCCGGAGCCAGCGCCGCGTTCACCACGCGCCACGCATGTGCAGCCAACGATttcggctgctgttgcaaccGCTGCTCCGGCAGCAaccactgcagcagcaaccacaggagcagcaacagcagccgcaagtGCGCCGTCGCCGTCACGCAGCTCACCGGAATCGCCAGCGAGTCAGGATGACAGCAGCGAGGAgaccggcagcagcagcatgctAAGCGCAGCCAAGAAATATGCCGAGAGCGTATTGGAGAGCAACACATCGCTGGCTGGCCGACGCAAGCGACCGCGCACCAAGGCTTCCGATGCGAATGCGTCGAATGCAACAGccaccgcctcctcctcctccgcggCTGCTGGACAGTTGAGCAGCTCCGAGATGCAGAAGAGACGTCGACAGCATTTGAGCAACATGCGCaaaacaacagccacaacgg CTGGTTCGGATACAGATGATAATTCGGATAACGTTGTGACGACACAACGACAGAGCGGACGTCAACAACTGTTGCCGcaagcacagcaacagcaactgcaacagcagcagcaacaacaacagcagcaacaacagcagcaacaactgcaacagcaacaacaacaactgcaacagcagcaacaagttgtGGTCACTGCCTCCGGAGTTCGTCCCTGTCCCTACAACTTCCTCGTCGAGTTGG ATCCATCGCTTAGCGCTGAGCAGTGCATATTGATATTGCGTAAGCAGATTCAGGATTTGCGCAAGGCTTACAATTCGATCAAGGGCGAGTTGGCGGTGATCGATCGACGGCGCAAGAAGTTGCGAAGACGCGAACGCGAAAagaagcagcatcaacagctgcAGGGCGGGCAACAGGGCAAAGTGTGCACCTGA
- the LOC117578163 gene encoding sulfite oxidase, mitochondrial, with amino-acid sequence MRLRLLSQANRLRLLQRQRWLATTSSTNLAQQQQQGERNESRGKRDYNGLVYGAATLAGIGAGFLLFNELDKPRSSNNIITTSTATVAPVPALDEEATARLWHTTKRNDLPVYSVDEVSKHNTAETGIWITYGLGVYDVSEFAPNHPGGDKIMMAAGSAIDPFWAIFQQHNTLEVLQLLEGFRIGNLPQLEAAPVEVEHDSPWSQEPKRHALLKPTSERPFNAEPPIAMLSEKFLTPNEYFYVRNHLPVPTLQPEDYELELEVEAGEGQKKLKLSFAEIKALPKHSVTAAIMCGGNRRSEMTKVKPVKGLSWGAGAVGNAKWSGARLCDVLRQLGVQPHEQLHVIFEGADLDPTSHPYGASIPLSKALDPRGDVLLAYEMNDQPLSRDHGFPIRVIVPGTVGARNVKWLTRIIVADHESDSHWQQNDYKGFSPSTDWDTVDFSKSLAIQSMPVTSAICSPMPEEHVKVDGDGFITARGYAWSGGGRRIVRVDLTSDGGKTWHVAELEQEDLPDGRHYGWSLWTARLPISAEQRQTQSVELWAKAVDSAYNVQPEAFEHIWNLRGVLANAYHKVKVKLV; translated from the exons atgCGACTGCGACTCCTGAGCCAAGCGAACAGACTGCGATTGTTGCAACGCCAACGTTGGCTGGCCACCACAAGCAGCACAAATCTcgcccagcaacagcagcaaggagAACGCAACGAATCGAGGGGCAAAAGGGATTACAATGGCCTGGTTTATGGCGCCGCAACTTTGGCTGGCATTGGCGCCGGTTTCTTGCTCTTCAATGAACTAGACAAGCCACGtagtagcaacaacatcatcaccACAAgcacagcaactgttgctccaGTTCCAGCTTTAGATGAGGAGGCCACCGCGCGTCTTTGGCACACAACGAAGCGCAACGATTTGCCCGTCTACAGCGTCGATGAGGTGAGCAAACACAACACCGCCGAGACGGGCATCTGGATCACCTATGGCCTGGGTGTCTACGATGTGAGCGAGTTTGCACCCAATCATCCGGGTGGCGATAAGATTATGATGGCAGCCGGCAGCGCCATCGATCCCTTCTGGGCCATCTTTCAGCAGCACAACACGCTCGAGGTGCTGCAACTCCTCGAGGGTTTTCGCATTGGCAATCTGCCGCAGCTGGAAGCCGCGCCTGTGGAGGTGGAGCATGATTCACCCTGGTCACAGGAGCCGAAACGTCATGCGTTGCTGAAGCCAACGAGTGAGCGGCCCTTCAATGCGGAGCCACCGATTGCGATGCTCTCGGAGAAATTCCTGACGCCCAACGAGTATTTCTATGTGCGCAATCATTTGCCGGTGCCCACGCTGCAGCCCGAGGACTACGAGCTGGAACTGGAGGTGGAGGCGGGCGAAGGGCagaagaagctgaagctgagctTTGCGGAGATCAAGGCGCTGCCCAAGCACTCGGTCACAGCGGCCATTATGTGCGGTGGCAATCGACGCTCCGAGATGACCAAAGTGAAGCCGGTCAAAG GTCTGTCATGGGGCGCTGGCGCCGTGGGCAATGCCAAGTGGTCAGGTGCGCGTCTTTGCGATGTTTTGCGTCAGTTGGGCGTTCAGCCACACGAGCAACTTCATGTGATATTCGAGGGTGCTGACTTGGATCCCACATCGCATCCGTATGGCGCCTCCATACCGCTGTCCAAGGCACTCGATCCACGCGGCGATGTGCTGCTCGCCTACGAGATGAACGACCAGCCACTGAGCCGGGATCACGGCTTTCCCATACGCGTCATTGTCCCAGGCACCGTCGGGGCACGCAACGTCAAGTGGCTGACACGCATCATTGTCGCCGATCACGAGAGCGATTCGCATTGGCAGCAAAATGATTACAAGGGCTTCAGTCCCAGCACCGATTGGGATACGGTTGACTTTAGCAAATCGCTGGCCATTCAATCGATGCCCGTCACCTCGGCCATTTGCAGTCCCATGCCCGAGGAGCACGTTAAAGTCGATGGCGACGGATTCATCACGGCTCGCGGTTACGCTTGGAGTGGCGGTGGACGTCGAATTGTGCGTGTGGATCTGACAAGCGATGGAGGAAAAACATGGCATGTGGCCGAGCTGGAGCAGGAGGATTTGCCCGATGGCCGACACTATGGCTGGTCGCTATGGACAGCGCGTTTGCCCATCAGCGCCGAGCAGCGACAGACGCAATCGGTGGAGTTGTGGGCCAAGGCCGTGGACTCAGCTTACAATGTGCAGCCGGAGGCCTTTGAGCACATCTGGAATTTGAGGGGTGTGCTAGCCAATGCCTATCACAAGGTTAAAGTGAAGCTAGTCTAA